One window of Cygnus olor isolate bCygOlo1 chromosome 28, bCygOlo1.pri.v2, whole genome shotgun sequence genomic DNA carries:
- the LOC121060809 gene encoding uncharacterized protein LOC121060809 produces the protein MGKGLPVTVSGSGWGRDLFGARSHSPRAAGGGLKPWQSWSPPGMDSKRAWAGWGWMRVRHLGTWGRGRSAANPSSPRKGQEHPKDLRRRSPERCPAAFPAPFFPTSPHLRIELARVSAPCSSCNVFPFNHDFPPGGPDLFHISYLTVCEGGGDQPASETRGVPMEGAAQEQKFERQERWETATRRSQGGQGLEGAVGWETATWRGWKPLAVLGRWPGISEPASIPLVQPGPGTHGCHHSGQRRRVRGSVAGGGRTQQSPASPSTGQIKNHAWSKMLHSRGVYKVLLLQRKAELGRKGTYFYFRGPKLV, from the coding sequence atggggaagggtTTACCTGTAACGGTGAGCGGGTCGGGCTGGGGCCGTGACCTCTTCGGAGCGAGATCCCACAGCCCccgagctgctggaggaggtcTCAAACCCTGGCAAAGCTGGAGCCCGCCCGGCATGGACAGCAAGAGGGCttgggctggatggggctggatgAGAGTGAGACATTTGGGGACCTGGGGGCGAGGCAGGTCCGCAGCCAACCCCTCCAGCCCGCGGAAGGGCCAGGAGCATCCCAAAGACCTCCGGAGACGCAGCCCAGAGCGATGcccagcagcatttccagcacCTTTCTTCCCAACCTCACCTCACCTCCGAATCGAGCTAGCGCGGGTGTCAGCCCCGTGCTCCTCCTGcaatgttttcccttttaacCACGACTTTCCTCCCGGAGGCCCAGATTTATTTCACATCTCTTACTTAACGGTGTGCGAGGGGGGAGGAGATCAGCCTGCCAGTGAAACTCGTGGCGTGCCAATGGAGGGGGCAGCTCAAGAGCAAAAATTCGAGAGGCAGGAGAGGTGGGAAACTGCAACCCGACGATCCCAGGGTGGtcaggggctggagggagcagTGGGATGGGAAACGGCGACCTGGCGGGGCTGGAAACCACTTGCAGTGCTTGGCCGATGGCCAGGGATTTCGGAGCCGGCTTCAATTCCCCTGGTGCAGCCGGGTCccggcacccatgggtgccaccACTCCGGGCAGAGGCGCCGGGTGCGGGGCAGCGTCGCTGGCGGGGGCAGAACCCAGCAGAGCCCCGCTTCGCCCAGCACCGGGCAGATAAAGAACCATGCGTGGAGCAAAATGCTTCACTC